In Candidatus Neomarinimicrobiota bacterium, the genomic stretch CAATCGGAAGGATCACTGACAGTCCAATTTATCGGCAATACTAATTTGTTGGTGAGTGACGGTGAAACGTCTATTCTTACCGATGGATTTTTTACACGGCCATCGATTCCTCGAATACTATGGGGCGAAATTGAACCAGATGGAGACATTATTAATTATTGTCTTGGACGGGCGGGCATTCAAAAACTGGATGCTGTGATTCCCGTTCATTCCCATTTTGATCATGCCATGGATTCACCCATTGTTGTAGAAATGACTGGTGCAAAACTAGTGGGATCCGAATCTACATTAAATATCGGCCGTGGATTGGATCTCCCAGAAGATCAAATGATTAAAGTGGAATCCGGGATGGCGGTTCAATTTGGTTCAATGAAAGTGACGCTCATTAAAGGAAAACATTGGCCTTATCCTGATAAAGAATTGGGTGATTTACTATTAAATAATGAAATCGATAGACCGATAATACCGCCGGCAAGCGCCATGGTCTACAAAGAAGGGGCCAGTTATACGATCATCATAGAGCATCCAGAAGCCACCTTAGCCATCCACGGCAGTGCCGGGTTTATCCCTAATATTTTAGACGAATATGATGTTGATATTCTATTTCTGGGAATGGCGGGATTGGAAACAATGGACGATACTTACAACGACGATTATCAAACTCACGTGACGGATGCGTTGAACCCCAAGGTTATTGTTCCCATTCACTGGGATGACTTTTTTGTCCCCTTAAAAAAGGGAATCAAATCTAGGAGTTTATTAGAAAAAATTCTCCAAGGATTGGATGTGAAAAAATCATTCGAAATGGTGGAAGAAAGAAATTCTGATCGAAGCATTGTCGTTTTACCCCTTTGGGAAAATATCCCGATCAATTCACTTTAAGGTATTTATTCAATGACTAAAACAAGATTTTCAATTATCATAATTTTGATGGGATTATTGGGTTGCATGCCTTCCGTTTCATCCTATTCTGTCGATGATTTTCAATGTTATCCTGAAGCTGTATATCTCATTCGTCATGCAGAGAAACAGATCATTAAAGGGGAGAAGAACCCAGAACTGACCAAAAGTGGATTCAATCGCGCTGCTGCATTGGCTGATTCATTGGTGGGAATAGACAATGGTGTAATCTATTCCAGTGAATTCACAAGAACCCAACAGACGGTTAATCCCTTGGCGAAAACGTGGAAAACAAAAGTGAATATTCATACGGCCAATGATCCCGAAGGGCAGATTCAGCGCGCATTAGAACATTGTGGGAAAATGGTAGTAATTGCTGGCCATTCCAATACATTACCTAATTTGATTGCTTTATTTGGTATCAAAGATGAAGTAGCCATTTCCGACGATCAATATGGTGATCTGTTTATCATCCGCTGGGAAAATAATACACCACACCTTACAACCACTCACGTGGGAGAATA encodes the following:
- a CDS encoding MBL fold metallo-hydrolase, which codes for MIKKLLSTLLGLFLLIFAVFTVLMNYRPAVPQLDKYAYQMNSQQSEGSLTVQFIGNTNLLVSDGETSILTDGFFTRPSIPRILWGEIEPDGDIINYCLGRAGIQKLDAVIPVHSHFDHAMDSPIVVEMTGAKLVGSESTLNIGRGLDLPEDQMIKVESGMAVQFGSMKVTLIKGKHWPYPDKELGDLLLNNEIDRPIIPPASAMVYKEGASYTIIIEHPEATLAIHGSAGFIPNILDEYDVDILFLGMAGLETMDDTYNDDYQTHVTDALNPKVIVPIHWDDFFVPLKKGIKSRSLLEKILQGLDVKKSFEMVEERNSDRSIVVLPLWENIPINSL
- a CDS encoding histidine phosphatase family protein; this translates as MTKTRFSIIIILMGLLGCMPSVSSYSVDDFQCYPEAVYLIRHAEKQIIKGEKNPELTKSGFNRAAALADSLVGIDNGVIYSSEFTRTQQTVNPLAKTWKTKVNIHTANDPEGQIQRALEHCGKMVVIAGHSNTLPNLIALFGIKDEVAISDDQYGDLFIIRWENNTPHLTTTHVGE